In Nocardioides sp. InS609-2, a single genomic region encodes these proteins:
- a CDS encoding PepSY domain-containing protein, which produces MTDVLTSTPTNKERPDRQNAGWFRAFWRWHFYASFLVVPILLVLASTGLIYLLRFQLEPLLHADLMKIEAASSSQIRQPYAAQQAAVERAYPDDTVVSMTEPSTADRSTVFSLTEIDGSTRDAYVNPYGAEVLGSLNPDTTLSGYAVRLHGELMSGRFGDLVIELGACWAIVMSLTGYYLFLKGRKARRRQAQRTAKRLRMRHGLVGSFVGVGLLGLLISGLPWTGVWGEQAQKLATVNDTSMWSLDHGALSDPTSSLDESLPHSHATDVPWAMGESPVPRSSSDEDGVSVANVDTALTVADREGLRHPMTVALPADEAGVFSVIGYAFDAPSDERTVHVDRYGGEVVSSYGFDDYPLLAKVVSQGIGLHEGRSLGLVSFWGSLLMCLGVMFMCVTGPLMWWRRRPRGTAAMGAPRGRLPLRASPLLLVGLIGLGGLLPVFGISVLVVLLLDRLVLRRIKSIGDFFGVA; this is translated from the coding sequence GTGACCGACGTACTCACATCCACGCCAACCAACAAGGAGAGACCGGACCGGCAGAACGCCGGCTGGTTCCGCGCGTTCTGGCGCTGGCACTTCTACGCCAGCTTCCTGGTCGTCCCGATCCTGCTGGTGCTGGCCAGCACGGGGCTGATCTACCTGCTCCGCTTCCAGCTCGAACCCTTGCTTCATGCCGACCTGATGAAGATCGAGGCGGCGTCGAGCAGCCAGATCCGCCAGCCGTACGCCGCCCAGCAGGCGGCCGTCGAGCGCGCCTACCCGGACGACACTGTCGTGTCGATGACCGAGCCGTCGACGGCAGATCGCAGCACGGTCTTCTCGTTGACCGAGATCGATGGCAGCACCCGCGACGCCTACGTGAACCCGTACGGCGCCGAGGTGCTCGGCTCGCTGAACCCCGACACCACACTCTCGGGGTACGCCGTCCGGTTGCACGGCGAGCTGATGAGCGGCCGCTTCGGTGACCTGGTCATCGAGCTCGGCGCCTGCTGGGCGATCGTGATGTCCCTGACCGGCTACTACCTGTTCTTGAAGGGCCGCAAGGCAAGGCGACGGCAGGCCCAGCGCACCGCCAAGCGGCTCCGGATGCGGCACGGCCTGGTCGGCTCGTTCGTGGGTGTCGGCCTGCTGGGGCTGCTGATCTCCGGGCTGCCGTGGACCGGTGTCTGGGGTGAGCAGGCGCAGAAGCTCGCCACCGTCAACGACACGTCGATGTGGAGCCTCGACCACGGCGCCCTCTCGGATCCGACGTCGAGCCTCGACGAGTCCCTGCCGCACAGCCACGCGACCGACGTGCCGTGGGCGATGGGGGAGTCGCCGGTGCCACGCTCCTCGAGCGATGAGGACGGCGTCAGCGTCGCCAACGTGGACACCGCACTCACCGTGGCCGACCGCGAGGGGCTGCGGCACCCGATGACGGTGGCGCTGCCGGCCGACGAGGCGGGCGTGTTCTCGGTGATCGGCTATGCCTTCGACGCGCCGTCGGACGAACGCACGGTGCACGTCGACCGGTACGGCGGCGAGGTCGTGTCGTCGTACGGCTTCGACGACTATCCGTTGCTTGCCAAGGTCGTGTCGCAGGGCATCGGCCTGCACGAGGGCCGCTCGCTCGGGTTGGTGTCGTTCTGGGGATCGCTGCTGATGTGCCTGGGCGTGATGTTCATGTGCGTCACCGGGCCACTGATGTGGTGGCGCCGACGACCCCGGGGAACGGCGGCCATGGGCGCCCCGCGCGGACGGCTGCCGTTGCGTGCCTCCCCGCTCCTGCTGGTCGGTCTGATCGGGCTCGGGGGGCTGCTCCCAGTGTTCGGGATCTCGGTGCTGGTGGTGCTGCTGCTCGACCGGTTGGTGCTGCGGCGCATCAAGTCGATAGGCGACTTCTTCGGCGTCGCCTAG
- a CDS encoding bifunctional [glutamine synthetase] adenylyltransferase/[glutamine synthetase]-adenylyl-L-tyrosine phosphorylase, which produces MARLGFQQPDRALLHLASLGAPGEELLAILGRAADPDLALLGLVRLVEASDEGDAMLAALAADEGTAMRLLLVMGASTALSDHLVRHPGHWLELTDPTMGSSRPPAYAVRADLLRAVGADPADVLPVATLPDAAALDALRVEYRRVLVRLAARDLAHDQALDDTAAELSDLAAGTLDAALAVARARVGEDAALARLAVLAMGKCGGHELNYVSDVDVIYAFEPVEGADESRATRAATQLASHVMQVCSDHTSEGTIWPVDAALRPEGKSGPLVRTMASHRGYYERWAKTWEFQALLKARPAAGDLELGRQFVGMVAPMVWSVAGRDGFVADVQAMRRRVIAHIPAHEAGRQLKLGAGGLRDVEFAVQLLQLVHGRSDETLRSSTTLSALSSLTRGGYVGREDGEALHNAYVFLRTLEHRIQLFALRRTHVVPEDEPSLRRLGRSMGMHKDSVTTLTAEWAHHRREVRRLHEKLFYRPLLTAVARIPGEEARLSPEAAEQRMAALGYADPKAALRHLEALTSGVSRTASIQRTLLPVMLEWFAGAPDPDAGLFGFRRLSETLGSTHWYLRLLRDEGEVAERLATILATSRFATDLLVREPQGVRMLGDDLAPLTAEALGAEMASTASRQAAPEDAVRAIRAVRRRELFRIAVGELLGENDVEAVGAGLSRLTDATLEATLAVAMESVRAQRSLDAVPTVMAIVAMGRYGGFELSYSSDADVMFVHEPVAGAEAPGAASFAQAVANEVRRLLALPGTDPALEVDAGLRPEGKQGPLVRTLESYAAYYAKWSKVWEFQALLRADPVVGDPALRERFTALIDPLRFPEQGISEDDVVEVRRIKARVDIERLPRGADPHTHFKLGRGGLADVEWTVQLLQMRHAGRVPELRTPRTLTALAAAAEAGLIDAADADVLASAWRTVSKVRNAVTLVRGKAADQLPRDATEKAAVASVLDYPAGESERMVNDYLRITRRAHTVVERVFWG; this is translated from the coding sequence TTGGCCCGCCTGGGCTTCCAGCAGCCCGACCGCGCGCTCCTTCACCTGGCCTCGCTCGGCGCACCGGGTGAGGAGCTGCTGGCCATCCTCGGTCGCGCCGCCGACCCCGACCTCGCGCTGCTCGGGCTGGTCCGACTGGTTGAGGCGTCCGACGAGGGTGACGCGATGCTGGCCGCGCTCGCTGCCGACGAGGGCACGGCGATGCGGCTGCTGCTGGTGATGGGCGCGAGTACGGCGCTCTCCGACCACCTGGTGCGGCACCCGGGCCATTGGCTCGAGCTCACCGACCCGACGATGGGCTCGTCGCGGCCCCCGGCGTACGCCGTCCGGGCCGACCTGTTGCGTGCCGTCGGTGCGGATCCGGCCGACGTGCTCCCGGTGGCCACGCTGCCGGACGCGGCGGCGCTCGATGCCCTGCGCGTGGAGTACCGCCGCGTGCTGGTGCGGCTGGCTGCCCGCGACCTCGCGCACGACCAGGCGCTCGACGACACCGCGGCCGAGCTGTCCGACCTCGCGGCCGGCACCCTGGACGCGGCGCTGGCCGTGGCCCGCGCCCGGGTCGGCGAGGACGCCGCGCTGGCCCGGCTCGCGGTGCTCGCGATGGGCAAGTGCGGTGGCCACGAGCTCAACTACGTCTCCGATGTCGACGTCATCTATGCCTTCGAGCCGGTCGAGGGTGCCGACGAGTCACGGGCGACGCGGGCCGCGACCCAGCTCGCCTCGCACGTGATGCAGGTCTGCTCCGACCACACCAGCGAGGGCACCATCTGGCCGGTCGACGCGGCGCTGCGACCCGAGGGCAAGTCGGGTCCGCTGGTCCGCACGATGGCGAGCCACCGTGGCTACTACGAGCGCTGGGCCAAGACGTGGGAGTTCCAGGCGCTGCTCAAGGCCCGGCCGGCTGCCGGCGACCTCGAGCTGGGTCGGCAGTTCGTCGGGATGGTGGCGCCGATGGTGTGGAGCGTCGCCGGGCGCGACGGCTTCGTGGCCGACGTACAGGCCATGCGTCGTCGCGTCATCGCCCACATCCCGGCGCACGAGGCGGGTCGCCAGCTCAAGCTCGGTGCGGGTGGGCTGCGCGACGTGGAGTTCGCGGTGCAGCTGCTGCAGCTCGTGCACGGTCGCAGTGACGAGACGCTGCGTTCGTCCACGACGCTGAGCGCGCTCTCGAGCCTCACCCGCGGCGGCTACGTCGGGCGCGAGGACGGCGAGGCGCTGCACAACGCCTACGTCTTCCTCCGCACCCTCGAGCACCGCATCCAGCTCTTCGCGCTGCGCCGCACGCACGTCGTACCCGAGGACGAGCCGTCGCTGCGCCGCCTCGGGCGCTCGATGGGCATGCACAAGGACTCGGTCACGACGCTCACCGCAGAGTGGGCACACCATCGTCGCGAGGTCCGGCGGCTGCACGAGAAGCTCTTCTACCGCCCGCTGCTGACCGCCGTCGCGCGCATCCCCGGCGAAGAGGCGCGGCTCTCGCCCGAGGCGGCCGAGCAGCGGATGGCCGCCCTGGGGTACGCCGACCCCAAGGCCGCGCTGCGCCACCTCGAGGCCCTGACGAGCGGGGTCTCGCGCACGGCCTCGATCCAGCGCACCCTGCTGCCGGTGATGCTCGAGTGGTTCGCGGGGGCGCCCGATCCCGACGCCGGGCTGTTCGGCTTCCGGCGGCTCAGCGAGACTCTAGGCAGCACGCACTGGTATCTCCGCCTTCTGCGCGACGAGGGCGAGGTGGCCGAGCGGCTGGCCACGATCCTCGCGACGTCGCGCTTCGCCACCGACCTCCTGGTGCGGGAGCCGCAGGGCGTGCGGATGCTGGGCGACGACCTGGCACCCCTGACAGCGGAGGCGCTCGGCGCCGAGATGGCGTCGACGGCGTCGCGGCAGGCCGCCCCCGAGGACGCCGTGCGCGCGATCCGGGCCGTCCGCCGCCGCGAGCTGTTCCGCATCGCCGTCGGCGAGCTCCTGGGCGAGAACGACGTCGAGGCCGTCGGCGCGGGGCTGTCGCGGCTGACCGACGCCACCCTCGAGGCGACGCTGGCGGTGGCCATGGAGTCGGTGCGCGCCCAGCGGTCGCTCGATGCCGTGCCGACCGTGATGGCGATCGTCGCGATGGGGCGCTACGGCGGCTTCGAGCTGTCCTACTCGTCCGATGCCGACGTGATGTTCGTGCACGAGCCCGTCGCGGGCGCCGAAGCACCCGGAGCCGCGTCGTTCGCCCAGGCCGTTGCCAACGAGGTACGTCGCCTGCTGGCGCTGCCGGGCACCGACCCGGCCCTCGAGGTCGATGCGGGTCTACGTCCCGAGGGCAAGCAGGGGCCGCTTGTGCGGACCCTCGAGTCCTACGCCGCCTACTACGCGAAGTGGTCGAAGGTGTGGGAGTTCCAGGCGCTGCTGCGGGCCGACCCGGTCGTCGGCGACCCCGCGCTGCGCGAGCGCTTCACCGCACTGATCGACCCACTGCGGTTCCCCGAGCAGGGCATCAGCGAGGACGACGTGGTCGAGGTACGCCGCATCAAGGCGCGCGTCGACATCGAACGGCTGCCGCGCGGCGCCGACCCGCACACCCACTTCAAGCTTGGTCGCGGTGGCCTTGCCGACGTCGAGTGGACTGTCCAGCTGCTACAGATGCGGCACGCCGGCCGGGTGCCCGAGCTGCGCACCCCTCGCACCCTCACCGCACTCGCCGCGGCTGCCGAGGCAGGATTGATCGACGCTGCCGACGCCGACGTACTCGCCTCCGCGTGGCGCACCGTCAGCAAGGTGCGCAACGCGGTCACTCTGGTGCGTGGCAAGGCGGCCGACCAGCTGCCGCGCGACGCCACCGAGAAGGCGGCCGTCGCCAGCGTGCTCGACTATCCAGCGGGGGAGTCGGAGCGGATGGTCAACGACTACCTTCGCATCACCCGGCGTGCCCACACCGTGGTCGAGCGGGTGTTCTGGGGCTGA
- a CDS encoding HNH endonuclease signature motif containing protein, with protein sequence MAITTSELPDTASTVLAFARSSRATADRGEAELLVAACAWADLHPASSVLDAAAFMLGGSEHEEPIAGPGAPLVAEFCIAEFGAVLGISTVSAKHVIGQAIELRHRLPRLWRRAQAGDLPAWRARRIAEATIHATLSHEAASYVDAQLAPFAHRTSTSAVDRLVDAAIARFDPARAAAEARLAADGRHVTIDEEQVSFAGTMRVTAELDLADALDFGAAVAHGAEALKSLGSEESLDARRASAVGEMSRSQLSLPLAPSPLVEEGLQGPSRNEGSAAVRQVVLHVHLTEGDRVARLERGNLATLDQLRQWCTQSRTDVVVKPVIDLNEHLVCDGYQPSPRLREQVILRDQTCVFPWCTRQARSCDLDHIVPWEAGGVTSTANLAALCRRHHRLKTHAAWRYERAGPATYIWTSPHGHTFVRDEAGT encoded by the coding sequence ATGGCGATCACGACGAGCGAGCTCCCCGACACCGCATCCACGGTGCTCGCGTTCGCGCGCTCATCTCGGGCCACTGCCGATCGCGGCGAGGCCGAGCTGTTGGTCGCAGCATGCGCGTGGGCCGACCTCCATCCGGCGTCGTCGGTCCTTGATGCGGCCGCCTTCATGCTCGGTGGTTCGGAGCATGAGGAGCCGATCGCCGGCCCGGGTGCGCCGTTGGTGGCGGAGTTCTGCATCGCCGAGTTCGGTGCGGTCCTGGGCATCTCGACGGTGTCGGCGAAGCACGTGATCGGTCAGGCCATCGAGCTGCGACACAGGCTCCCGCGGTTGTGGCGACGCGCGCAGGCCGGTGACCTGCCTGCTTGGCGGGCACGTCGGATTGCGGAGGCCACCATCCACGCGACGTTGTCGCATGAGGCCGCGTCGTACGTCGACGCCCAGCTCGCCCCGTTCGCGCACCGCACCTCGACCTCGGCCGTCGATCGGTTGGTCGATGCCGCGATCGCACGGTTCGACCCCGCCCGTGCCGCTGCCGAAGCCCGGCTCGCGGCCGACGGGCGGCACGTGACGATTGATGAGGAGCAGGTCTCCTTCGCGGGCACCATGCGCGTGACCGCTGAGCTCGACCTGGCCGACGCCCTCGACTTCGGTGCCGCCGTCGCGCACGGCGCCGAGGCGTTGAAGAGCCTCGGGTCCGAAGAGTCACTCGATGCCCGGCGTGCTTCTGCGGTCGGGGAGATGTCCCGATCCCAGCTCTCCCTCCCGCTGGCCCCGTCACCGCTGGTTGAGGAGGGCCTTCAAGGCCCGTCTCGAAACGAAGGCTCGGCCGCAGTTCGTCAGGTCGTCCTCCACGTCCACCTGACCGAAGGCGACCGGGTCGCCCGGCTCGAACGCGGCAATCTCGCCACCCTCGACCAGCTTCGCCAGTGGTGCACGCAGTCCCGCACCGACGTGGTCGTGAAGCCGGTCATCGACCTCAACGAGCACCTCGTCTGCGACGGCTACCAACCGTCACCCCGGCTCCGCGAACAAGTGATCCTGCGCGACCAGACCTGCGTGTTCCCGTGGTGCACCCGACAGGCGAGGTCCTGCGACCTCGACCACATCGTCCCGTGGGAGGCCGGCGGAGTCACTTCGACGGCAAACCTCGCAGCGTTGTGCCGGCGACATCACCGGTTGAAGACCCACGCCGCCTGGCGATACGAGCGCGCCGGCCCCGCGACGTACATCTGGACCAGCCCCCACGGGCACACCTTCGTCAGGGACGAGGCCGGCACCTAG
- a CDS encoding SAV_915 family protein: MTFEQLPRDYPPFLYIPCMEHVTDGAHAEAQYRTTKDGRTALLVYSALDRLHACCGDDQPWFGLPVKDLQMLHDGRAFDVVYTDVYVPEERREPGQVGLTR, encoded by the coding sequence GTGACCTTTGAGCAACTGCCACGGGACTACCCGCCCTTCCTCTACATCCCGTGCATGGAACATGTGACCGACGGCGCCCACGCCGAAGCCCAGTACCGCACCACCAAGGACGGACGCACGGCGCTGCTGGTGTACTCGGCGCTCGACCGGCTGCACGCGTGCTGTGGCGATGACCAGCCCTGGTTCGGTCTCCCGGTGAAGGATCTGCAGATGCTCCATGACGGGCGCGCCTTCGACGTCGTCTACACCGATGTATACGTGCCTGAGGAGCGGCGCGAGCCCGGTCAGGTAGGGCTGACCCGATGA
- a CDS encoding NAD(+) synthase, with protein MDFYSAYAHGFARVATVTVPVAIADPAANAATILEAARACHDDAVAVAVFPELALSGYAIDDLLLQDTLLDGVHAAIATLVEASADLMTVLVVGAPLVHGTRVLNCAVVIHRGRVLGVSPKSYLPNYREFYERRHFAPGDDQRGGIIRVAGGDVPFGPDLIFDAVDVRGLRLHVEICEDMWVPIPPSAEAALAGATVLANLSGSPITVARAEDRRLLVRSASSRCSAAYLYAAAGQGESTTDLSWDGQTMIYESGDLLAEGERFPDHAVVTIADIDLDRIRQDRLRQGTFDDNRRTFGDVRGFRTIEFTLEPPAGDIGLRRKVDRFPFVPDDPQRLALDCYEAYNIQVSGLEQRIAAIGSPRAVIGVSGGLDSTHALIVAAKAMDRLGRPRSDILAFTMPGFATGDTTKSYATRLSKSLGVTFEELDITASARQMLADIGHPFADGEEVYDVTFENIQAGLRYDYLFRLANQRGGIVVGTGDLSELALGWCTYGVGDQMSHYSVNAGVPKTLVQHLIRWVAESGQFEADTNELLGEILTQEITPELIPHTEGAKPQATQDTVGPYNLQDFTLFHVVRRGYRPSKIAFLAMHAWADAAQGEWPPGYPEQDRPSYDLATIRHWLTVFVTRFFANQFKRSALPNGPKVSAGGTMSPRGDWRMPSDASAAAWLADIEHIPS; from the coding sequence GTGGACTTCTACTCCGCCTATGCCCATGGCTTCGCGCGCGTCGCGACGGTGACGGTGCCGGTCGCGATCGCCGACCCGGCCGCCAACGCCGCGACGATCCTCGAGGCGGCGCGGGCGTGCCACGACGACGCGGTGGCGGTGGCGGTGTTCCCGGAGCTGGCGTTGAGCGGCTATGCCATCGACGACCTGCTGCTGCAGGACACCCTGCTCGACGGCGTACACGCGGCGATCGCGACCCTCGTCGAGGCCAGTGCAGACCTGATGACGGTGCTGGTGGTGGGTGCGCCGCTGGTGCACGGCACGCGGGTGCTCAACTGCGCCGTGGTGATCCATCGCGGGCGGGTGCTGGGGGTGTCGCCGAAGTCGTACCTGCCCAACTACCGCGAGTTCTACGAACGTCGGCACTTCGCGCCCGGCGACGACCAACGGGGCGGCATCATCCGCGTCGCGGGCGGAGACGTGCCGTTCGGGCCCGACCTGATCTTCGACGCAGTCGACGTGCGCGGGCTGAGGCTGCACGTCGAGATCTGCGAGGACATGTGGGTGCCGATCCCGCCGAGCGCCGAGGCAGCGCTGGCCGGTGCGACGGTGCTCGCGAACCTGAGTGGCAGCCCGATCACGGTGGCCCGGGCGGAGGACCGCCGGCTGCTCGTGCGGAGTGCGAGCTCGCGCTGCAGCGCGGCGTACCTCTATGCGGCGGCGGGCCAGGGGGAGTCGACGACCGATCTCAGCTGGGACGGCCAGACCATGATCTACGAGTCCGGCGACCTTCTCGCCGAGGGTGAACGGTTCCCCGATCACGCTGTCGTGACCATCGCCGACATCGACCTCGACCGGATCCGGCAGGACCGGCTGCGGCAGGGCACGTTCGACGACAATCGGCGTACCTTCGGCGACGTCCGTGGCTTCAGGACGATCGAGTTCACGCTCGAACCGCCGGCCGGAGACATCGGGCTGCGGCGCAAGGTCGACCGGTTCCCGTTCGTGCCCGACGACCCGCAGCGGCTGGCGCTCGACTGCTACGAGGCCTACAACATCCAGGTCTCCGGGCTCGAGCAGAGGATCGCCGCGATCGGGTCGCCCAGGGCCGTGATCGGTGTCAGTGGCGGGCTCGACTCGACGCACGCGCTGATCGTCGCTGCCAAGGCGATGGACCGGCTGGGCCGCCCGCGCAGCGACATCCTGGCGTTCACGATGCCTGGGTTCGCGACCGGCGACACGACGAAGTCCTACGCAACGAGGCTCTCCAAGAGCCTCGGCGTCACCTTCGAGGAGCTCGACATCACCGCGTCCGCGCGGCAGATGCTCGCCGACATCGGGCACCCGTTCGCCGACGGCGAGGAGGTCTACGACGTGACATTCGAGAACATCCAGGCCGGGCTTCGCTACGACTACCTCTTCCGGCTCGCCAACCAGCGCGGCGGCATCGTGGTCGGCACCGGCGACCTGTCGGAGCTGGCGCTCGGCTGGTGCACGTACGGCGTCGGCGACCAGATGTCGCACTACTCGGTCAACGCCGGGGTGCCGAAGACGCTGGTGCAGCACCTGATCCGCTGGGTCGCCGAGTCGGGCCAGTTCGAGGCCGACACCAACGAGCTGCTCGGCGAGATCCTCACGCAGGAGATCACCCCCGAGCTGATCCCGCACACCGAGGGCGCCAAGCCGCAGGCCACCCAGGACACCGTCGGCCCCTACAACCTCCAGGACTTCACGCTCTTCCACGTCGTACGACGCGGCTACCGGCCAAGCAAGATCGCCTTTCTCGCCATGCACGCGTGGGCGGATGCGGCGCAGGGGGAGTGGCCGCCGGGCTACCCCGAGCAGGACCGGCCGTCGTACGACCTGGCGACGATCAGGCACTGGCTGACCGTGTTCGTGACGCGCTTCTTCGCCAACCAGTTCAAACGCAGCGCGCTGCCCAACGGCCCGAAGGTCAGCGCCGGCGGCACGATGAGCCCGCGTGGCGACTGGCGGATGCCTTCCGACGCATCGGCTGCTGCTTGGCTCGCCGACATCGAGCACATCCCGTCGTGA
- a CDS encoding glutamine synthetase family protein — translation MGKQEDFVLRALEERDVRFVRLWFTDVLGFLKSVAVAPAELEGAFTEGIGFDGSAIEGFARVYEADMLAKPDPATFQILPWRGEGPSTARMFCDIVMPDGSPSYADPRHVLKRTLSKAADKGFTFYTHPEIEFYLFKDTPMAGEDPVPVDRSGYFDHTAQSMGADFRREAITMLESMGISVEFSHHEGGPGQQEIDLRYADALTTADNIMTFRTVIREVALSQDIWASFMPKPFTTHPGSGMHTHVSLFEGDRNAFFEAGAEYQLSATGRQFIAGILRHAAEITCVTNQWVNSYKRLIGGGEAPSYICWGHNNRSAMIRVPMYKPNKGQSTRIELRTVDSAANPYLAFAVVLAAGMKGIEEGYELPREAEDDVWSLTERERTSLGIAPLPKSLYDAIGVAENSELLAETLGEHVFDFFLRNKRSEWEEYRGQVSAFERDRMLPVI, via the coding sequence ATGGGTAAGCAGGAAGACTTCGTCCTTCGCGCTCTCGAGGAGCGCGACGTCCGGTTCGTCCGGTTGTGGTTCACCGACGTGCTCGGGTTCTTGAAGTCGGTGGCGGTCGCGCCGGCCGAGCTGGAGGGCGCGTTCACCGAGGGCATCGGCTTCGACGGCTCGGCCATCGAGGGCTTCGCGCGCGTCTACGAGGCCGACATGCTGGCCAAGCCCGATCCGGCGACGTTCCAGATCCTGCCGTGGCGCGGCGAGGGCCCGTCCACCGCGCGGATGTTCTGCGACATCGTGATGCCCGACGGCAGTCCGTCGTACGCCGATCCGCGGCACGTCCTGAAGCGGACCCTGAGCAAGGCCGCCGACAAGGGGTTCACCTTCTACACGCACCCCGAGATCGAGTTCTACCTCTTCAAGGACACCCCGATGGCCGGCGAGGATCCGGTGCCGGTCGACCGCAGCGGCTACTTCGACCACACCGCGCAGTCCATGGGTGCCGACTTCCGCCGCGAGGCGATCACGATGCTCGAGTCGATGGGCATCTCGGTGGAGTTCAGCCACCACGAGGGCGGGCCGGGGCAGCAGGAGATCGACCTGCGCTACGCCGACGCACTCACCACGGCCGACAACATCATGACGTTCCGGACCGTCATCCGTGAGGTGGCGCTGAGCCAGGACATCTGGGCGAGCTTCATGCCGAAGCCGTTCACCACCCACCCGGGTTCGGGCATGCACACGCACGTCTCGCTCTTCGAGGGCGACCGCAACGCGTTCTTCGAGGCCGGCGCGGAATACCAGCTGTCGGCGACCGGACGCCAGTTCATCGCCGGCATCCTGCGGCACGCGGCCGAGATCACCTGCGTCACCAACCAGTGGGTGAACTCCTACAAGCGGCTGATCGGCGGCGGCGAGGCGCCGTCGTACATCTGCTGGGGGCACAACAACCGCTCGGCGATGATCCGGGTGCCGATGTACAAGCCCAACAAGGGCCAGTCGACCCGCATCGAGCTGCGTACCGTCGACTCCGCAGCCAACCCCTACCTCGCGTTCGCGGTGGTCCTCGCTGCCGGCATGAAGGGCATCGAGGAGGGCTACGAGCTGCCTCGTGAGGCCGAGGACGACGTCTGGTCGCTGACCGAGCGCGAGCGCACGAGCCTGGGCATCGCGCCGTTGCCGAAGAGCCTGTACGACGCGATCGGCGTCGCCGAGAACTCCGAGCTTCTCGCCGAGACCCTCGGTGAGCACGTCTTCGACTTCTTCCTGCGCAACAAGCGCTCGGAGTGGGAGGAGTACCGCGGCCAGGTCTCCGCGTTCGAGCGGGACCGCATGCTGCCGGTCATCTGA
- a CDS encoding SigE family RNA polymerase sigma factor gives MDDREFTEWAGGCQRALVRSAYLLTGDLHRAEDLVQEALVKVAMRWPRLRDGNPTAYARQIVVRDNISWWRKRRDLLIETVRDTHVRAHEPEVALVVRRALSRLSPGQRAVVVLRHFDDLTERETADALGVTIGTVKSQNAAALARLRTGAPELLDLIGRTP, from the coding sequence GTGGACGATCGGGAGTTCACCGAGTGGGCGGGTGGGTGCCAGCGCGCGCTGGTGCGTTCGGCGTACCTCCTCACCGGTGACCTGCATCGGGCGGAGGACCTCGTCCAGGAGGCGCTGGTCAAGGTGGCGATGCGCTGGCCTCGGCTGCGCGACGGCAACCCCACGGCGTACGCGCGTCAGATCGTGGTGCGCGACAACATCTCGTGGTGGCGTAAAAGGCGCGACTTGCTCATCGAGACGGTCCGCGACACGCACGTCCGTGCCCACGAACCCGAGGTCGCTCTCGTCGTACGACGCGCGCTCAGCCGCCTCTCGCCGGGGCAGCGTGCCGTCGTGGTGCTGCGCCACTTCGACGACCTGACCGAGCGCGAGACGGCCGACGCGCTCGGCGTCACCATCGGCACCGTCAAGAGCCAGAACGCCGCTGCGCTGGCGCGACTGCGCACCGGAGCCCCCGAGCTCCTCGACCTGATCGGGAGGACGCCATGA
- a CDS encoding isocitrate lyase/phosphoenolpyruvate mutase family protein → MTNSDSAARATSLLELHRAPELLTVVNVWDVISAKAVAGMDGTRALATASHSIAATLGYEDGENIPVDEMLDMCGRIVKATDLPVSADLEGGYGDAPETIRRAIGLGIVGANIEDQMKPLAEAAAQVEAIMKAAEAEGVPDFVLNARTDAFVKGRDRDPADVLADAVERGKAFLDAGAPVVFVPGPLDEAMVATLVEAYGPQKLTTIGAPGSPSTARLQELGVARVSYGPMTQRVALTALQDAVSAIHRGEGIPEFRNLN, encoded by the coding sequence ATGACCAACTCCGACTCCGCTGCCCGCGCCACCAGTCTCCTCGAGCTGCACCGCGCTCCCGAGCTGCTCACCGTCGTCAACGTCTGGGACGTGATCAGCGCAAAGGCCGTCGCAGGCATGGACGGCACGCGTGCGCTGGCCACCGCGAGCCACTCGATCGCCGCGACGCTCGGCTACGAGGACGGCGAGAACATCCCCGTCGACGAGATGCTCGACATGTGCGGCCGGATCGTGAAGGCCACCGACCTGCCGGTCTCGGCCGACCTCGAGGGTGGGTACGGCGACGCCCCCGAGACCATCCGTCGCGCGATCGGGCTGGGCATCGTCGGTGCCAACATCGAGGACCAGATGAAGCCGCTCGCCGAGGCGGCGGCCCAGGTCGAGGCGATCATGAAGGCCGCCGAGGCCGAGGGGGTGCCCGACTTCGTGCTCAACGCCCGCACCGACGCGTTCGTGAAGGGCCGCGACCGCGACCCGGCCGACGTACTCGCCGATGCGGTGGAGCGCGGCAAGGCGTTCCTCGACGCCGGCGCACCGGTCGTGTTCGTGCCGGGCCCGCTCGACGAGGCGATGGTGGCCACGCTCGTCGAGGCCTACGGCCCGCAGAAGCTGACCACCATCGGCGCCCCGGGCTCGCCGTCAACCGCCCGACTGCAGGAGCTCGGCGTGGCGCGCGTGTCGTACGGCCCGATGACCCAGCGGGTAGCGCTCACCGCCCTTCAGGACGCCGTGTCGGCGATACACCGGGGCGAGGGCATCCCGGAGTTCCGCAACCTGAACTGA